TGGTCCAGCTTCAAAACCTTTGCAATACTATAGTTTCCCCAAATTGCCCTTAAACAATCTAACCTGTGGAGGGCTGGTGGTTCTGCTCATTTTCTGTAAATGACTCCTTACTTTCTTCTGCATTTGTTTGCTCTTCTTTGCCTTGAGTATTCTCCTGTGCATTACAGTACACAAATGTTATTTCTTGTATATGTAATTTGTCAGCAACTTAAGATCTTGCACACAAAGCAGAAGGGTCAGGAAGAGTTATTATAGAAACTCAAAATTAAGGttaccttgcaggtgtgtggcgacttgccattgatgctccactaaagGATTCTGGGAAACATGCAAAAAAGGTTTTCCCAGGATTGGATaagggagaaaagaaaaaaaaaaaaaaaaacccccacacacacacctcccttGTTTCTTGAAAGGCATGCTAGGTATACTGGCTTGGCTTTAATCAGAACATCTTTTCCAGAAGAAATAGATTCCCAACCATAGACAGCATGGTTTTTATTTGGTTGCATTTCTTCAACACAGAGCTGGTTTAGCTGAGCTAGAGGaatttgactagggtcaggaagtaaaagcTGTCCTTACAGAAACTGAaaacatatttcccagaatcccctatcgGAGCATCAATGGTTCAAAGTCACTACACGCCTGAAAGGGGGCCATAATAGGAAAGTTCTTtctcctgaccctagtcaaaagtctCACTCAGATAacatcagttccctacactgtaccaaAGAGATGCAACAATATCAAAACAGTACAGTCATGTTCCTTTTGAGACATGACacttcattaggcttcctgaacatcatgcttgatgttaaatggggggggggggggcactgcgagaggcatggttttccttatgctAATATTTAGCATCCACATGCTGCTAGGACTggtgacaacccccccccccccccaaacaaaaaaaaaaaaaaaaaacagcaacaacCTTCTGGCTTATCCCAATACTTTCATATTTCATACAGAGGCAAAGAATCCTCATTAAACAGGCAGTACAATAGGGGGAACATGTGAACTAGTGATCAAAAGAAAAGATCCCACTACTTCACTGACCTGTGCAGTTTCTTTCAGCATTACAACGCCATCCTTTTCCTCCACTTCCAGGTCACTTTCAGTGTCATTCTTTGACTTATTTTCTTCACTGTCTGATTCCGAATTACTGGGCTGAAAGTGAGGACATTCTGAACACAAGCTCAATCTTACGAGAAGTAGTTACTTTACAAAGTGTACCATCTATGGGCATAATATTATACAGTGGGAGCCTGAGCAAATAAACAAGGGCTGAAGCATGTATTGTCCATTTCTAGAGACTGGTTAACCGCCAATACTTTGGCATGAATTATAAACTTGTTAAATAAAGTCACGGAGGTAGAGAACTCTGCACTGAAGTCAAGCCTTCATTACCGATTTCCCTTGATGCAGTTACAGTATAGGAACTGTTGGATTCTGGTAAATGCATACCAATCTAAGAAGGGTTGTCCAAAGGTAAAGAGAACGTGACCTCTGCACTAAACTACAAGTCTGAATTTATACaatcaaagtttatttttttgagccatgaaagaaacctgatctagaTAGTCTATGCAGTAAATGGTCGGCACTCTGCTCCTTTCCCTCGTGGATACACTTTAacagtataaaaatgaaaaaaaaaaaaaaaaaatctcccggCACCTCGAGGTGAAAGCAAAATTCCTCCTTTTATTTTCGGAGCATGTAACAAATCCCGTATACACAAGCCTCGCAGTAAAACGAGTTTTTCAGCTGATGGAGGCTCAGGAGAGCCAAAAAAAACACGTTTTACTGCGAGACTTGTGTATACTGGATTTGTTACATGCTCCGAAAATAAGAGGAATTTTGCTTTCACCTCGAGGTGCCGGgagatttttttccatttttatactGATCTAGATAGTATGTTTTAATGTAGCcgataggtcaatttctgctgacaggcttCCTTTGAGTATCCAATTAGAGCTACAGTTATTCTGGATAATAAATGGCCACACAGATTTGAAACCTAGAGtgtcaagctttttttttttaaatcatactTGACAATATTGCTGTCTGAGCCCTTAAATGGCACATTTTCAAACAAGGCCATTTATAGTTTAACACCAATGATGGAATTTGCAGCAGTCTATCTAGTGAGCAAGGCCAGATGCAGCAGGAATTATAAAATACTAAATGTATTTGAGTAGCTATAGGTCTCATGAGGGACCAGTGTTCATGACCAACATTATCGGCAGAACAGTGGACTTAGATGGCATCTGTGCTGTGGTGGAAACATGGCAATCTTTCCCTGTGCTCCATTGCTGAAACTTTTAAGCCATGAGGATACCAGAAGACCGCTTTAAAGAAGAGTCTAAAACATGTTCATTTACCTCATATGTAGGATCATCATCTTGGTCTTCATCAGGAAGGTCTTCAGTCATGAATCTTACCCAGCTATGCTGCTCTTCCATATCCAAATCATCCTGTTTCCGCTTGCTGCCTTTTCCACAAGGCTTCAGAGGAGACTTCCTGATGTCTAAGCAGTAGCAATGGTTTACATATCAATATGTCAGTTGCCAATTCACATTTTATATTATGGTGCTATTAAATTACCATCTGTAGATGTCTTCCCAATGCTTTCTCCAGTGCGATAG
The DNA window shown above is from Engystomops pustulosus chromosome 1, aEngPut4.maternal, whole genome shotgun sequence and carries:
- the LOC140065194 gene encoding uncharacterized protein isoform X2, with protein sequence MDKDATNGHSDADPKETNNGAKDECDKDTKVRSSIKVQKPGYIKTLLIRISRIWPLSYVFKVLKKIVVFTGLSEEVENVGTADQISPNKRRFLSGKKRIGRITRLILLVTPYRIQCALGYRTGESIGKTSTDDIRKSPLKPCGKGSKRKQDDLDMEEQHSWVRFMTEDLPDEDQDDDPTYEPSNSESDSEENKSKNDTESDLEVEEKDGVVMLKETAQENTQGKEEQTNAEESKESFTENEQNHQPSTD